The Polaribacter tangerinus genome has a segment encoding these proteins:
- the miaA gene encoding tRNA (adenosine(37)-N6)-dimethylallyltransferase MiaA, whose translation MITNKLPTLITIVGPTAIGKTAMSIRLAKNYQTAIVSCDSRQFFKEMAIGTAVPEPNELAAAKHYFIQNKSIFDSYNVGEFERDALAKITELHKNNTNLIMVGGSGLYVDAVLKGLDYFPEISPKIRDVLTQELQEHGIEVLQKKLKKLDIESYQTIELQNPHRVMRALEICIGTGKPYSVFKNKPKKPRNFNSIKIGLLAEREIIYNRINERVDIMIQNGLIEEAKKLYQYKNLNALQTVGYKELFMYFEGNYTLDFAISEIKKNTRRFAKRQLTWFKKDSETLWFDYKTPYETIVTAIDAEKEKFK comes from the coding sequence ATGATTACAAACAAACTACCTACATTAATTACCATTGTTGGACCAACAGCTATTGGTAAAACCGCCATGAGTATTCGACTGGCAAAAAACTACCAAACAGCAATTGTTTCTTGCGATTCAAGGCAATTTTTTAAAGAAATGGCTATTGGAACAGCGGTACCCGAACCTAACGAATTGGCTGCTGCAAAACATTATTTCATACAAAATAAAAGTATTTTTGATTCGTATAATGTTGGCGAATTTGAAAGAGATGCTCTGGCAAAAATTACAGAATTACATAAAAATAACACAAATTTGATAATGGTTGGAGGAAGTGGTTTGTATGTAGATGCTGTTTTAAAAGGCTTAGATTATTTTCCTGAAATATCACCAAAAATTCGTGACGTACTTACCCAAGAATTGCAGGAACATGGAATTGAGGTTTTACAAAAAAAACTAAAAAAGTTAGATATTGAAAGTTATCAAACAATAGAACTTCAAAATCCGCATAGGGTAATGCGAGCTTTAGAAATTTGTATTGGTACAGGAAAACCTTACTCCGTTTTTAAAAACAAACCAAAAAAACCTAGAAATTTTAACAGTATTAAGATAGGACTGCTTGCCGAAAGAGAAATTATTTACAACAGAATTAATGAACGAGTAGATATAATGATACAAAACGGTTTAATAGAAGAGGCCAAAAAATTATATCAATACAAAAATTTAAATGCATTGCAAACTGTTGGCTATAAAGAACTTTTTATGTATTTCGAAGGTAATTATACGTTAGATTTTGCTATTTCAGAAATAAAAAAGAATACAAGAAGGTTTGCCAAAAGACAATTAACCTGGTTCAAAAAAGATTCAGAAACTCTGTGGTTCGACTATAAAACACCCTATGAAACTATTGTTACTGCTATTGATGCAGAAAAAGAAAAATTTAAATAA
- a CDS encoding ion transporter, producing the protein MSSSKKNLSWKHQLHEIIYEADTKKGKIFDVILFTAIITSILLVMLESIESFDTKYHAFLDIGEWVITILFTIEYIMRIIAIKKPLKYIFSFYGIIDLLATLPKYLSFIFVGSHHLVALRALRLLRVFRILKLARYIGASNKLLVAIRASRAKIAVFMFFVIILCIILGTVMYMVEGAENGFTSIPRSVYWAIVTLTTVGFGDIYPHTPLGQLIASIIMILGYGIIAIPTGIVSSEMTRTNNLPTNTQACPNCLKDSHKENAIYCYHCGSTLNE; encoded by the coding sequence TTGAGTAGTTCAAAAAAGAATTTAAGCTGGAAACATCAACTTCATGAAATTATTTATGAAGCAGATACCAAAAAAGGTAAAATTTTTGATGTCATTTTATTTACAGCAATTATCACCAGTATTTTACTGGTAATGTTAGAAAGTATAGAAAGTTTTGATACAAAATATCATGCTTTTTTAGATATTGGCGAATGGGTAATTACCATCCTTTTTACCATAGAGTACATTATGAGAATAATTGCCATAAAAAAGCCATTAAAATATATATTTAGTTTTTATGGAATTATAGATTTATTGGCAACTTTGCCAAAATATTTATCATTTATATTTGTTGGTTCCCATCACTTAGTAGCTTTAAGGGCCTTACGCCTATTAAGAGTTTTTAGAATTTTAAAATTGGCAAGATATATTGGTGCCTCAAATAAGTTGTTGGTAGCCATAAGAGCTAGTAGAGCAAAAATTGCTGTTTTTATGTTTTTTGTAATTATTTTGTGCATCATTTTAGGAACTGTTATGTATATGGTGGAAGGGGCAGAAAATGGTTTTACAAGCATACCAAGAAGTGTTTATTGGGCAATTGTAACTCTTACCACAGTTGGCTTTGGAGATATTTATCCGCATACACCATTAGGGCAATTAATTGCAAGTATAATTATGATTTTAGGATATGGAATTATTGCCATTCCTACAGGAATTGTAAGTTCAGAAATGACAAGAACCAACAATTTACCAACAAATACACAAGCTTGCCCTAATTGTTTAAAAGACTCCCACAAAGAAAATGCTATTTACTGCTATCATTGCGGTAGTACCTTAAACGAATGA
- a CDS encoding TonB-dependent receptor, which translates to MKYKGYFSLLFVFITFAAVSQILKGNVVNSFNEPLEDVYIINKKNNYHTHTNQNGYFLIENITLGTVLEMSILGYKKRAVTVTNQMLQEGVVIVLETTFYQLDELVLRNEINAMQTISNIDLQVNPVNNSQEILRKVPGLIIGQHAGGGKAEQLFLRGFDVDHGTDVALNFDGMPVNMVSHAHGQGYSDLHFVIPETIQKIDFGKGPYYAQNGDFNTAGYVNFSSKTTLKNNLLSFESGQFNSNRIVALVNLFEDKKQESAYIALENINTDGPFESSQNFNRFNIFGKYTTFLKGTDRVSVSASHFTSTWDASGQIPERAVKNGTISRFGAIDDTEGGTTSRTNINIQYRKTIADNSYFTTNVFYSKYDFELFSNFTFFLEDPINGDQIKQHEDRAIFGANAQILSNNNLGDFTFKLTKGAGFRFDNINDNQLLRTKNRTEILEEIQSGDVRQNNMYAFLNADFEIGKFKISPALRFDYFKFNYNNVLTTNYSTLSKTKAIVNPKLNFLYTPNQSIQWFLKSGIGFHSNDARVVLQQGADKVLPRAYGVDFGAIWKPANQFVLNAAAWYLFSEEEFVYVGDAGIVEPSGESERFGLDIGFRYQLTDWLYIDSDATITKARSLEAIKGEDFIPLAPDLTIAGGLSFNNLGNFSGGFRYRFIDDRPANEDNSIIAEGYFVADFNINYQLGKTTFGIAVDNIFDTNWNETQFATNSRLQNETLPVEEIHFTPGTPFFARASIKYQF; encoded by the coding sequence ATGAAATATAAAGGATACTTTTCACTATTGTTTGTGTTTATAACATTTGCTGCAGTTTCACAAATTTTAAAAGGGAATGTCGTAAATTCTTTTAACGAACCTTTAGAAGATGTTTATATCATCAATAAAAAAAATAATTACCATACACATACCAATCAAAATGGTTATTTTTTGATTGAAAATATTACTTTAGGTACTGTTTTAGAGATGAGTATTCTTGGTTACAAAAAAAGAGCGGTAACAGTTACAAATCAAATGTTACAAGAAGGCGTTGTAATTGTATTAGAAACTACATTTTACCAATTGGATGAATTGGTGCTTAGAAATGAAATTAATGCAATGCAAACAATTTCGAATATCGATTTGCAAGTAAATCCAGTAAATAATTCTCAAGAAATTTTAAGAAAAGTTCCAGGCTTAATTATTGGTCAACATGCTGGAGGAGGAAAAGCAGAACAGCTTTTTTTACGTGGTTTTGATGTAGACCACGGAACAGATGTAGCGTTAAATTTTGATGGGATGCCTGTAAATATGGTTTCACATGCACACGGGCAAGGATATAGCGATTTGCATTTTGTTATTCCAGAAACAATTCAAAAAATAGATTTCGGTAAAGGTCCTTATTATGCTCAAAACGGCGATTTTAACACCGCTGGTTATGTAAATTTTTCTTCCAAAACTACATTAAAAAATAATCTTTTATCATTTGAGTCGGGTCAATTTAACTCTAATAGAATTGTTGCGTTGGTAAATCTTTTTGAAGATAAAAAACAAGAAAGTGCTTACATAGCGCTAGAAAATATAAATACAGATGGGCCTTTCGAATCGTCACAAAACTTTAACAGATTCAATATTTTTGGAAAATATACTACCTTTTTAAAAGGAACAGATAGAGTATCGGTAAGTGCTTCTCATTTTACAAGTACTTGGGATGCCTCAGGACAAATTCCCGAGAGAGCTGTTAAAAATGGCACAATATCTAGATTTGGTGCTATAGATGACACTGAAGGAGGAACAACTTCTAGAACGAATATAAATATTCAATATCGTAAAACGATAGCAGACAATTCTTATTTTACAACTAATGTTTTTTACTCTAAATACGATTTTGAACTATTTTCTAATTTTACATTCTTTTTGGAAGATCCAATAAACGGAGACCAAATAAAGCAACACGAAGATAGAGCTATCTTTGGAGCAAATGCTCAGATTTTAAGCAATAATAATTTGGGTGATTTTACCTTTAAACTCACAAAAGGTGCAGGTTTTAGATTCGATAATATTAACGATAACCAATTGTTAAGAACTAAAAATAGAACCGAAATTCTTGAAGAAATTCAATCTGGAGATGTAAGGCAAAACAATATGTATGCCTTTTTAAATGCAGATTTTGAGATTGGAAAATTTAAAATTTCTCCAGCACTTCGTTTCGATTACTTTAAATTTAATTATAACAATGTTTTAACGACTAATTACAGTACACTGTCTAAAACGAAAGCCATTGTAAATCCGAAACTAAATTTTTTATACACTCCTAACCAGTCAATTCAGTGGTTTTTAAAATCTGGAATTGGTTTTCATTCAAACGATGCAAGAGTTGTGTTACAACAAGGAGCAGACAAAGTTTTACCGAGAGCTTATGGGGTAGATTTTGGGGCTATTTGGAAACCTGCCAATCAATTCGTGCTAAATGCAGCTGCCTGGTATTTGTTTTCTGAAGAGGAATTTGTGTATGTTGGAGATGCTGGTATAGTAGAGCCTTCTGGAGAATCGGAACGTTTTGGATTGGATATAGGTTTTCGCTACCAATTAACCGATTGGTTGTATATAGACTCAGATGCAACCATTACAAAAGCGAGAAGTCTAGAGGCAATAAAAGGAGAAGACTTTATTCCTTTAGCACCAGATTTAACTATTGCTGGTGGACTTTCTTTTAATAATTTAGGAAATTTTTCTGGAGGATTTAGATATCGTTTTATAGACGATAGACCAGCAAATGAGGATAATTCTATTATTGCTGAAGGATATTTTGTAGCAGATTTCAATATCAATTATCAATTAGGTAAAACTACATTTGGTATTGCTGTTGATAATATTTTTGATACCAATTGGAACGAAACACAATTCGCCACAAATTCTAGATTGCAAAACGAAACACTGCCAGTAGAAGAAATACATTTTACACCAGGAACTCCATTTTTTGCAAGAGCAAGTATTAAATATCAGTTTTAA